The following DNA comes from Bacteroidales bacterium.
ATTGCTGATTATGGTAATCACTGTATCCGCAGAATTACACCCGAAAATCAGGTGGAAACCGTATTAGGGATCCCCGGCGTGGCAGGTTATAAGGATGGTTCCAGGGAAGAGGCACTGTTCAATAATCCGAGAGGGATTGCAATTAGTACGGACGGTTCGGTGTATGTAGCCGATTATAGAAATGGGCGTCTCAGGAAACTGTCTGTCAATTAGTACCGAATGAATAGGAATTATTTTTAAATTTAAATAATATGATAAAAATTAATCTTAGAAAAAACTTACGGCGGGCATCTGTGCTGTGGGTCATGTTGTTGGCGGTTTGTTTTACGCTGCCGGCACAACAACCGACCTATACTATGAAAGGTAAGGTATACGACGAGACCGGCGCTGTTCCGGGAGTTACTATTCAACTAAAAAACAAACCCGGGGGAGCCACTACCAATGCTGACGGTGAATTTACCATCAGGGCGCAGCGTGGCGATATGATCGTGTTTTCGTTTTTGGGCTTCGAAAGTGTTGAATACCTAGTAACCGAAGAAAAGCAAGATCTTGAAATCCAATTAGCCGAATCGTCTCAACAATTGGAAGAGGTACAGGTTGTAGCTCTTGGTTCGCAGCGAAAAATTTCAACCGTTGCTGCTGTTAGTAGTCTCGACGTCAAAGATCTTCAGGTGCCGGTTGCCTCTGTGGCCAACCTGTTAGGAGGACGTATCGCAGGCGTTGTTTCGCTGCAAACGAGCGGTGAACCGGGAAAGAACCTTTCAGAATTCTGGATTCGTGGTATCGGTACTTTTGGCGCCAATGCAAGCGCAATGGTTCTGATTGACGGTCTGGAAGGCGATATCAACAGTCTCGACCCCGCCGATATCGAATCCTTCTCGATCCTGAAGGATGCATCGGCTACCGCCGTTTACGGCGTACGCGGTGCCAACGGCGTAGTGCTGATCACTACCAAAAAAGGACAGGCGGGCAAAATGAGTATTACGGCGCGTGCCAACTGGACTATTTCGCATTTGGGCCGCATGCCCGATTATCTCCGCGCATACGATTATGCCAAATTGACCAACGAAGCGCTGGTGCTGAGAGGTGATGAACCCCAATACGATCCGGTGGAATTAGACATCATCAGGTTAGGCCTGGATCCCGATTTATATCCGGATGTCAGCTGGCAACGTGAAGTTATGCGCCGCAACTCCTTTAAACAGCAGTATTATCTCAGCGCAAGGGGTGGAGCGGATGTGGCCACTTATTTTTTCAGCCTGGGGGGAAGCAAGGAAGATGCCGCCTACAAATATGACAAATCGGTATATTCCAGCAATGTAGGTTACAATACTTATACCTACCGTCTGAACCTAGACCTGAATTTAACAAAAACCACCAAAGTCTATTTCGGTACGGACGGCTTTATTTCGATCAACAACACGCCGGGCGTAAGCAACACCGACTGGATATGGAATGCGCAGGGCCGGCTTAACCCGTTGCTGTTGCCTGTCAGGTATTCCAACGGCGAGTTGCCGGCAGCGCGTGTCGGCGATCTGACTGAGATTTCGCCCTCAGTGATGGTGAACCACATGGGGAGGCGTTCGGATCAGGAATTTAAAGGCAAAGCTACCTTGGCAATCACTCAGGATATGGATATGCTCGTTAAGGGGTTGAAAGTGAAGGTGCAGGGCGCCTACGATAACCAAAGTTTCTTCAACGAAGCGCGAATTGTTACTCCGGCTCTGTTTGAAGCTCAAGGTCGCGATACCAAAGGCGAGTTGGTTACCATCAACAGGCAGCAGGCTGATGATATAGGATATCTCAAAACTACCAACACTTACCGTAAATATCATTTGGAAACCAATCTCAATTGGGAAAGAGTGATCGCCGACAAACACCGCGTTTCAGCGCTGGTTTATTATTACCTGAGCGATGAGAAATATTCATCCGCATCAACCACTAATCTGAATGCTATCCCTGTACGATATCAGGGTGTATCGAGCAGGCTGACATACGGCTTCAAGGATACTTATATGATCGACTTTAACTTTGGTTACAACGGTTCGGAGAACTTTCAGCCGGGCCGTCAGTATGGATTTTTCCCATCCATAGCGGTGGGATGGGTACTGACTGGTTACGACTACGTAAGGGAGAATATGCCATGGGTTAATTTGTTTAAAATCAGGGCTTCTCACGGAACGGTGGGTAATGACCGCATCTCAAACAACCAACGTTTCCCCTATCTGACCACGGTAAACAGCACTAGCTATGGTCCCTGGGGTTCCTCTTTGGTAGAGGTTGTTAATGATGGCAGTATTGGCGCCGATAACCTCGAATGGGAAAAGGGAACCAAGTCCAATGTGGGTATTGATGCCCGTTTTCTGAAAGATAAGATTTCGTTTGTACTGGATTTCTTCAACGATGTACGCAACGGTATTTTCCAACAGCGTGTGCAGGTACCCGATTATGCAGGACTGCCCACCCTTCCCTACGGCAATGTCGGTAAGATGAGGAGTTACGGTGCCGATGGTAATGTCAGCTTTATGCATGAGATCAATCAAAATATGAGTTTCACGGTGAGGGGTAATTTCACTTACTCAAACAATGTTGTGAGTAATTGGGAGGAGGCCAATCCGAAATATCCCTACCAGGGAAAGAGCGACTATCCGTTCGAACCCACCATCGGGTATCAGAACCTGGGCTTTTTTAAAAGCCAGCATGATATCGATACCAGCCCGATACAGACATTCGGGACGGTGATGCCGGGAGATCTCAAATACCGCGACGTTAACGGCGATGGTAAAATTGACGGGGACGACCGTGTGCCACTGACATTCAGTAATTACCCCCGGCTGATGTACGGTTTCGGAGGTGAATTCAGGTACAGGAATTTATCTTTGGGTGTATTGTTCAAAGGCACCGGTGATACGCATTATTTCCGTAACGGTTATGGTTATGTACCTTTCTATGATGGCAAATTCGGTAATGTATTGAGCTCCGTCAACGATCCGGCCAACCGGTGGATCCCGATAGATTACGCCGTGGCAAACGGTATTGATCCCTCATTGGCCGAAAATCCGAACGCCAAGTTTCCAAGGCTGAGGTATGGCCGCGATAACAACAATACACAAACATCCGATTTCTGGAAGGCTAATTCCCGTTATTTGCGTTTGCAGGAAATCACCCTCAATTACAATCTCAGGAATCCGGTACTGCAAAAGATCGGTGTTTCGTCCATCGATTTACAGTTTGTAGGAAACAATCTCTATGTGTGGGATAAAGTGAAAGACTTTGATCCTGAACAGGCTTCTCGTAACGGGATCGTGTACCCGATACCTACTACTTATACCCTGCAAATCTACATTAACTTGTAATAAATCATCAAATGAGTAATATAAAAAAGATCATCAAGAGATTCATCCCATTTTTGCTATGTTTACCGCTTCTGTTCGGTTCATGCAAGGACTACCTGAATATCGACGATTATTTCAGCGAAGAGTTAAAGCTGGATTCCATCTTTATGGAGCTCCGTTACGTGGAAGCTTATATGTGGAATATTCCCAGGCACTTTAATGATGAGGCCGCCATCTGGCAGTACAATGATACCCCCGGTCCGTTGGCCACCGACGAAGCCTTCTGTAATTTCAACATCGGGGGCAACCAGATCAATGGTCTGTCTTTTGCGCTGGGTGAAACCTCGGCAAGTTATATGAATAACCTCAACAAATGGGGTAGGATGTACATGGCGATCCGCAAATGCAATACTATATTCAACCGTATAGACGAAGCGAAGGACATGACGGCTGACCAACGCCTCAGGATAATTTCGAATACGCGTTTCATACGGGCTTACGCCTATTATCAGATACTGGTGGACATGGGACCACCGATTTTGCTGGGAGAAGACATGGTTGCCAACAACGAGGACCTGGATTTTTATGATCGTGCCCGCTGCACATATGACGAGGCAGTAGAATATATTTGCTCCGAACTGGAAGAAGCCGCCAAAGGACTTGAACTTAAAACGGTCCTGATGGATTTTGGCCGTCCTACCAAAGGCGCCGCTTACGGGTTAGTTGCCCGTCTGCGCCTGATTCACGCCAGTCCGCTGTATAATGGTGGTCCTGCGGCGCGAAGCGTTTTCGGACGATGGAAACGCTCAACGGACGATGCGTATTATGTATCGCAGGTTCCTGACGAACGACGCTGGGCTGTGGCTGCCGCTGCTGCCAAGAGGGTGATGGATATGGGCCTGTACAAATTGCATGTGGCTCCGGCAAGCGCTTTCAGCAAACCGATGCCGGTAGGTATCACTGCCGACCCGGACTTTTACAAACCATGGCCGGAGGGCGCTGCTGAAATTGACCATTTCAAATCCTATTCGGACATGTTTACAGGCGAATCCGTAATACCCACCAATACTGAATTCGTATGGGGACGTAACTCGGGTACTGTCGCTGAAAATACCCGGATGGCATTTCCTTTGACGAACTCGGGATGGGGTTCACTGGCCGTACCGCAGAAGATCATTGATGCCTACCGGATGTTCGATGGCCGCACGATTTACGATTCACCAAGGCCCGATGGCTTATACCCCTATTCGGAAACAGGATTTTCGCCAGCTCCGGAAAACTTTTCGGATTACCAGCTCTTAGGTGGTACCTATAATATGTATATCAACCGCGAAATGCGATTCTATGCATCCATAGGTTTTACCAACTGCTGGTGGGAATTCGGTTCGGTAACCAACACCACTGCGGGTGTGAAGCAAATCTCATATCTGGTGAACGGCAACAACGGGAAAAATTCGGCTACCGCCGACGCCCAGGTCAACCATACCGCTACGGGTTACGTACTCAAAAAGTTTGTCCACCCGACGGATTCGTGGTTTGGAGATAATGCACGCCGTCTGGCCAAAGGCTGGCCGATCATCCGTTATGCAGAGATCCTGCTCTCGTATGCCGAAGCGTTGAATAACCTCACCACAAGCCATATTGTTGAAGTGGACGGTGTACAGCAGACATTCTCCAGGGATATGGAAGAAATCCGGCTGTCTTTCGGGCAGGTGCGTCACCGCGCAGGTCTTCCTGCACCAAGCGAAACGGAATTGAGTAATCCGCAAACCATTCAATCATTGATTGAACAGGAACGGATGGTGGAATTTCTTTGCGAAAATCGCCGTTATTACGATGTCCGCCGTTGGGGAAAATATGAAGAATCGGAATCGACAACCATGACCGGTATGAACATCGAAGGAGACGAGAGTAGTTATTACAGGCGCGTGGTCCCCAACAACTCCCGTATTGGCCAGCGGGTAGTGAACAAGAGACTGCATCTGGTTCCTCTTCCCCTGACCGAAGTAAGGAGACTTCCTTCGTTAGACCAGAATCCGGGATGGCAAGACTAATGACCGGAATGAATCAATAATTTATAATTCGAAAATATATGAATAAGTATATCAAGATATGTTTGGCAACCTTTCTCGTTTTCGCCTCGTTTTCCTGCGACCAGTATGAGGTATTTGAAAGGGAACAGTACAAAAGCCTGTTTGCTTTAGTGAGTGACGACGACAATGTTTCCACCTGGTTTCACGATCTACGGTTGAGCGAATCGGAAGGATACGTGACTGCATCGCTGGGCGGAACCAACCCGACGGACAAAGACATCCGGGTGACGCTGGTGGAAGACACCAAATTGATAGATGATTATAATGTGTTGACTTACGATTTGAACAGGTCGAAATACATCAAAGCGCTGGATCGCAGCAAATACACCATTCCCAGTTATGAACTGGTCATTCCGGCCGGAGAAGTGAGGGGTGTCATTCCTGTCAGGATCCGTCCCGAAGGATTGTCACCCGACTCTTCCTATTTCATCGCTTTAAGGATTGATTCGTATAATGTATATGAAGCTAATCCCGACAAGGAATATCTGCTTTATCAGGTTCGTATCAAAAACTGGTGGGCTTCGTATGGCGGCACCCGTTATGACCAGCGGGCCAAAAAAGCAGAGGATGGTTCCTCTATGTTGTTGGACAAATTTGGTAGCAAGTTGGTGTTTCCGCTTAGCGAGAATTCGTTCCGTATCATGGCGGGCGATATGTTGAATGACGATTCTGATCCGTATGTGTACAAACACAGGTCCATGAAAATTACCATTCTTGACGGTGACAAGCTCAGGATCGAACCTTATTACGATCAGGAAATCACCCAAAATGACGGCGATGAAGATTACCCGAATGTGATCATGGTAGAAGATGACGGTTTCAAAACCTATAAAACCTTCCTACTCTCATA
Coding sequences within:
- a CDS encoding RagB/SusD family nutrient uptake outer membrane protein, translated to MSNIKKIIKRFIPFLLCLPLLFGSCKDYLNIDDYFSEELKLDSIFMELRYVEAYMWNIPRHFNDEAAIWQYNDTPGPLATDEAFCNFNIGGNQINGLSFALGETSASYMNNLNKWGRMYMAIRKCNTIFNRIDEAKDMTADQRLRIISNTRFIRAYAYYQILVDMGPPILLGEDMVANNEDLDFYDRARCTYDEAVEYICSELEEAAKGLELKTVLMDFGRPTKGAAYGLVARLRLIHASPLYNGGPAARSVFGRWKRSTDDAYYVSQVPDERRWAVAAAAAKRVMDMGLYKLHVAPASAFSKPMPVGITADPDFYKPWPEGAAEIDHFKSYSDMFTGESVIPTNTEFVWGRNSGTVAENTRMAFPLTNSGWGSLAVPQKIIDAYRMFDGRTIYDSPRPDGLYPYSETGFSPAPENFSDYQLLGGTYNMYINREMRFYASIGFTNCWWEFGSVTNTTAGVKQISYLVNGNNGKNSATADAQVNHTATGYVLKKFVHPTDSWFGDNARRLAKGWPIIRYAEILLSYAEALNNLTTSHIVEVDGVQQTFSRDMEEIRLSFGQVRHRAGLPAPSETELSNPQTIQSLIEQERMVEFLCENRRYYDVRRWGKYEESESTTMTGMNIEGDESSYYRRVVPNNSRIGQRVVNKRLHLVPLPLTEVRRLPSLDQNPGWQD
- a CDS encoding TonB-dependent receptor — its product is MLLAVCFTLPAQQPTYTMKGKVYDETGAVPGVTIQLKNKPGGATTNADGEFTIRAQRGDMIVFSFLGFESVEYLVTEEKQDLEIQLAESSQQLEEVQVVALGSQRKISTVAAVSSLDVKDLQVPVASVANLLGGRIAGVVSLQTSGEPGKNLSEFWIRGIGTFGANASAMVLIDGLEGDINSLDPADIESFSILKDASATAVYGVRGANGVVLITTKKGQAGKMSITARANWTISHLGRMPDYLRAYDYAKLTNEALVLRGDEPQYDPVELDIIRLGLDPDLYPDVSWQREVMRRNSFKQQYYLSARGGADVATYFFSLGGSKEDAAYKYDKSVYSSNVGYNTYTYRLNLDLNLTKTTKVYFGTDGFISINNTPGVSNTDWIWNAQGRLNPLLLPVRYSNGELPAARVGDLTEISPSVMVNHMGRRSDQEFKGKATLAITQDMDMLVKGLKVKVQGAYDNQSFFNEARIVTPALFEAQGRDTKGELVTINRQQADDIGYLKTTNTYRKYHLETNLNWERVIADKHRVSALVYYYLSDEKYSSASTTNLNAIPVRYQGVSSRLTYGFKDTYMIDFNFGYNGSENFQPGRQYGFFPSIAVGWVLTGYDYVRENMPWVNLFKIRASHGTVGNDRISNNQRFPYLTTVNSTSYGPWGSSLVEVVNDGSIGADNLEWEKGTKSNVGIDARFLKDKISFVLDFFNDVRNGIFQQRVQVPDYAGLPTLPYGNVGKMRSYGADGNVSFMHEINQNMSFTVRGNFTYSNNVVSNWEEANPKYPYQGKSDYPFEPTIGYQNLGFFKSQHDIDTSPIQTFGTVMPGDLKYRDVNGDGKIDGDDRVPLTFSNYPRLMYGFGGEFRYRNLSLGVLFKGTGDTHYFRNGYGYVPFYDGKFGNVLSSVNDPANRWIPIDYAVANGIDPSLAENPNAKFPRLRYGRDNNNTQTSDFWKANSRYLRLQEITLNYNLRNPVLQKIGVSSIDLQFVGNNLYVWDKVKDFDPEQASRNGIVYPIPTTYTLQIYINL
- a CDS encoding DUF1735 domain-containing protein, whose product is MNKYIKICLATFLVFASFSCDQYEVFEREQYKSLFALVSDDDNVSTWFHDLRLSESEGYVTASLGGTNPTDKDIRVTLVEDTKLIDDYNVLTYDLNRSKYIKALDRSKYTIPSYELVIPAGEVRGVIPVRIRPEGLSPDSSYFIALRIDSYNVYEANPDKEYLLYQVRIKNWWASYGGTRYDQRAKKAEDGSSMLLDKFGSKLVFPLSENSFRIMAGDMLNDDSDPYVYKHRSMKITILDGDKLRIEPYYDQEITQNDGDEDYPNVIMVEDDGFKTYKTFLLSYTYRDTDGVLYNFKEELRIDFKEDINDPRILTK